A stretch of the Papaver somniferum cultivar HN1 chromosome 6, ASM357369v1, whole genome shotgun sequence genome encodes the following:
- the LOC113290929 gene encoding uncharacterized protein LOC113290929 — MQWPWKNCPVAWQGTYRGKDKESSLVLEVVASYDFWFWHAFFGMPGSNNDLNMLAHSPLFDNILKGVAPPCNYVINGHHYNMGYFLADGIYPKLTTIVQAFSQTLDIPDYVRFKKYQMVKRKDIERAFGVLQGKFRIVGSPCKYWK; from the coding sequence atgCAATGGCCATGGAAGAATTGTCCCGTAGCTTGGCAAGGAACTTACCGGGGTAAAGATAAAGAGAGTAGTTTGGTATTAGAGGTTGTGGCATCATACGAtttttggttttggcatgctttttttggaatGCCTGGATCAAACAACGATTTGAATATGTTGGCACACTCACCCCTTTTTGATAACATACTAAAGGGTGTAGCACCTCCATGCAATTATGTCATCAATGGTCACCACTACAATATGGGTTATTTCTTAGCCGATGGTATCTATCCAAAGTTGACTACAATTGTACAAGCTTTCTCTCAGACATTGGACATTCCCGACTATGTGAGATTCAAAAAGTATCAAATGGTTAAAAGAAAGGATATCGAGCGTGCTTTTGGAGTGCTTCAGGGTAAATTCAGAATTGTCGGATCTCCATGTAAGTATTGGAAATAA
- the LOC113290930 gene encoding pentatricopeptide repeat-containing protein At4g04370-like produces MNNLKSHLPSSLPTNTKACNKIINLLSSAGSHLDVLKTYSSMLTNKISPDSYTFPSLLKACTYLGLFSRGLSVHQHALVTGSSDSYVSSSLVNFYSKFGDTYNARQVFDAMTERNVVSWSAIIGCYSRAGDIDMACYLYNEMMKEGIQPNSVTMLGLLTGVSELRLLYCVHSCVIQSGVDCDVAVVNSLLNLYGKFGRTKIAQKLFDLMSHKDIVSWYTLVSVFSQNGNLRGSVELLNKMRMEGIEPNQQMFGSVLSVVANGYNLELGKLVHGQIITAGFDLVVNVETTLIVMYLRCGVIGDAFRLFDRISDKDMILWTAMISGLVQNYKADEALNIFYRMLRSGETPSSTTIASSLAACAQLCDLQQGRCIHGYILRQRMHTDIAVQNSLINMYAKCDHLEQSCVIFERMCDRDVVSWNAIVLGYAQEGNVNKAFSLFNEMRMADQTPDAITIASLLQACATLGALQQGKWIHNFLIRNGVGPCISIDTAVIDMYSKCGVIATAHRCFDMMPEQDMVSWSTIITAYGSHGKGETALKMYSKFLDSGINPSHVTFLSILSACSHSGLVTEGLKIFRSMKEDYKVEPKLEHRTCIVDLLSRAGRLQEAYSFLTTMFPKPTIHVLSILLNACRTYGNTNLGNVVAREIKSLKPENAENYVQLAHCYASMSRWDGVRDAWIQMRTLGLKKVPGWSSIELHGTRTTFFVDHSSHAQYEEITLMLKTVGTEMQVKDENFQNYI; encoded by the coding sequence ATGAATAACCTTAAATCTCACTTACCTAGTTCTCTTCCTACAAACACTAAAGCATGTAACAAGATTATCAACCTCCTCTCATCCGCAGGATCACATTTAGATGTCCTTAAAACATACTCATCCATGCTCACAAACAAAATCTCTCCCGATTCCTACACATTCCCTAGTTTGCTCAAAGCTTGCACTTATCTCGGCTTATTTTCTCGTGGACTTTCAGTTCACCAGCACGCACTCGTTACTGGGTCTTCAGATTCCTACGTTTCCTCTTCTCTTGTTAACTTCTATTCAAAATTTGGTGATACTTATAACGCTCGTCAAGTTTTCGATGCAATGACTGAAAGAAATGTCGTTTCTTGGTCTGCTATTATCGGATGTTATTCGCGTGCAGGAGATATTGATATGGCCTGTTATCTGTATAATGAGATGATGAAAGAGGGGATTCAACCTAATTCGGTTACCATGTTGGGTTTGCTCACGGGAGTGTCTGAACTTCGACTTCTGTATTGTGTTCATTCTTGTGTCATTCAATCAGGGGTTGATTGTGATGTTGCTGTGGTGAATTCTCTGTTGAACTTGTATGGTAAATTTGGGAGAACCAAGATTGCTCAAAAATTGTTCGACTTGATGAGTCATAAAGACATTGTTTCATGGTATACTTTGGTTTCTGTTTTTTCCCAAAACGGGAATTTGAGGGGATCAGTGGAGTTACTGAACAAAATGAGGATGGAAGGGATAGAACCTAACCAACAGATGTTTGGGTCTGTGTTATCTGTGGTCGCAAATGGTTATAACCTGGAACTGGGTAAGTTAGTTCATGGGCAAATTATAACAGCCGGATTTGATTTAGTTGTGAATGTTGAGACCACTCTTATAGTCATGTACTTGAGATGTGGAGTCATAGGTGATGCTTTTCGATTGTTTGACAGAATCAGTGATAAAGATATGATTTTGTGGACAGCCATGATCTCTGGACTAGTTCAAAACTATAAAGCGGATGAAGCACTCAATATTTTCTATAGAATGTTAAGATCAGGAGAGACGCCATCTTCAACTACCATAGCTTCTTCCCTTGCAGCTTGTGCACAATTATGCGACTTACAACAGGGTAGATGTATTCATGGTTACATTTTAAGGCAGAGAATGCATACTGACATAGCTGTCCAGAATTCCCTTATAAATATGTATGCAAAGTGTGATCATCTAGAGCAAAGTTGTGTTATTTTTGAAAGAATGTGTGATAGGGATGTGGTCTCGTGGAATGCCATTGTTTTAGGGTATGCTCAGGAAGGCAATGTCAATAAGGCTTTCTCCCTTTTCAATGAAATGAGAATGGCTGATCAGACACCTGATGCCATTACAATTGCGTCTCTCCTTCAAGCTTGTGCTACCCTTGGAGCACTTCAACAAGGTAAATGGATCCATAATTTCTTGATTAGAAATGGAGTTGGGCCATGCATATCCATTGACACTGCAGTAATCGATATGTACTCAAAATGTGGAGTTATAGCTACAGCACATAGGTGTTTCGATATGATGCCAGAACAAGATATGGTTTCGTGGAGCACAATCATCACAGCTTATGGTAGTCACGGCAAGGGAGAAACAGCTTTGAAGATGTATTCAAAGTTTTTGGATTCTGGCATCAATCCAAGCCATGTTACATTCCTGTCTATTTTATCCGCATGCAGTCATTCAGGACTTGTAACTGAAGGTTTAAAGATTTTCAGGAGTATGAAAGAAGATTATAAAGTTGAGCCAAAGCTTGAACATCGGACATGCATTGTTGATCTCCTTAGCCGAGCTGGCCGGTTACAAGAGGCCTATAGTTTTCTGACAACAATGTTTCCAAAGCCAACCATCCATGTACTAAGTATACTACTTAATGCTTGTCGAACTTACGGAAACACAAATCTGGGGAATGTTGTTGCTAGAGAAATAAAGTCTCTCAAACCTGAGAATGCTGAAAATTATGTGCAACTGGCACATTGCTATGCTTCCATGAGCAGATGGGATGGTGTCAGGGACGCTTGGATACAAATGAGAACCCTAGGACTAAAGAAGGTGCCGGGTTGGAGTTCTATTGAATTACACGGAACCAGAACAACATTCTTTGTAGATCACAGTTCACATGCTCAGTATGAGGAAATCACATTGATGTTAAAAACGGTGGGCACAGAAATGCAAGTCAAAGacgaaaatttccaaaattatATCTGA